Below is a window of Candidatus Omnitrophota bacterium DNA.
GAAAGTATTCTAAGGTGAAGGCATACACCACAAAAGAAGGGTTGCACCGGATAGGGTGGGATGACCTTTGGAATGCCGGTTTATACGATATAGCGCGGTTGGATCCGCGCAAGATAAGGTGCTATAACAAAGGTAAGGAGATAGCCCTGCGTATTTCCGGGGAAGAGGACGGGATATTCGGCCGTTATGACTATATTGAATTTTACGCACAAGCCAATAATTCAAAATATTCAAAAGAGAATGTCTATTGGCTCACCTACGACCAGGGAGCGGGATTGAGGATGGAGAATGCGCCTGCCGATACTCACGACCCGGCGGAAGCCCCCGACAGGTTCAGGGCCGCAACGCGCTTAGAGAAGAACGATTATTATTGGGGCGAGCGCAAAGGCCCCGAGGATGTTGACCGCTGGTTTTGGGACAGCTACATCTGGGGAGGGGCGCAGGTTGATTACCAGATAGATCTTAAAGACATAAATCTCCTACATCCCGGAGATGAGGCGAGGGTGAGAGTCGCCTATTACGCCCTATTCGACGTCAGCCATCAAACATCGACCTATCTTAATAACGGGCTTATTGATGATGTGTCATGGGAGGGACAGGATGAACATGTGGTAGAGATAAATGTGCCGCAGGACGCCCTTGTCGAGGGCGGCAACACTATAACTATAGCGGCGCAGCTTCCTCAGGGGGCAGAATACGACCTTCTTGTGCCAAACTACTTTGAGGTGGAATATTGGCGGAATTTTGTCGCGGACGACAATCTCCTGGATTTTTCTTATAAGTCGGTTATCGGCGGTGTGGCCGAGTTCAATATATCCGGGTTTACGAGAGATGACGCCGAATTATTTGATATAACCGAGCCGGCAACGGCCAAATATGTCACCGGCTTCGGGGTTGTATTTCAATCAAACGGTTCATATTCGTTAATATTCAGGTACGATTTCAAGCCGGGTGAGGAAAAGAGATTCCTAGCCTTGACCCCGGATAAAGCAAATTTAGCCGAGCGCCTGAAGATCAATGCGCCTTCGAAGCTGTCTTCACCGGAAAACAAGGCCGACTATATAATAATTTCATACGGGGACTTTAAAAACAGCCTCTCCCCGCTTGAGAGATTGTATAGGAATAAAAGGCTGAACGTAAGCGTAGTCGACGTCGAGGATGTATACGACGAATTTAATTACGGCCTTGTGAGCCCGTATGCGATAAAAGATTTCTTAAGATTCGCCTATAATAGATGGCGGCATCCGGTGCCTACGTATGTGCTCCTGGTCGGCGACGCGAATTACGATTACAGGGATTGCCTGGGTTCCGGGAAAATAAACTATGTCCCGGCTTACCTGTTGCCTGACGTGCCGTATATGGGCGAGACCGCTTCGGATAACTGGTTTGTGTGCCTGGACCCCCCGCAACTTGTCGGCGGGCAAGTCCAGGATGATATATTGCCGGATATGTTCATCGGCAGGATCCCCGCAAGGAACAAAGACGAAGTCGATAATGTAGTCAGGAAAACCGTGGTTTATGCCAATCTGCGTTCCAGGGAATACGGCAGAAAAGTCGTTCTTGCGGCAGATGACGAGGCGCTCTTTGAGCAGATCTCGGATAACCTGCTGCAGTATCTGCCCAAGAAGGCGATACCGGTGAAATTATATCTTTCCGGTTACACAGATTATTCACAATTTACCCAGGACATGATAAATAATATAAATAGCGGCACGGTCTTGCTGAATTACGTAGGACACGGCTCGACCGACCTTTGGACCCAGGAGGGATTATTTAATACGGGTACGGTCGGTTTATTGAATAATTACCGCAAGTATCCCTTTGTCATCTCCTTTGATTGCCTTGACGGTTATTTCCTGCACCCGGAAGAGGGGAACGAATCTCTGGCCGAGGTGTTTATAAAGAGAAGAGATGCCGGCGCGATCGCCTGTTTTTCTCCCACAGGTATGGGCGTGCCGGAAGGGCACCAGGCCTTAAGCGAAGAATTATACAAATCGATCTTTGTGGACGGCAATTACAGGCTTGGCCCCGCCACAACCAAAGCGAAGATAAACTTTTTTTCCAATACGGGAGGACAGCATAAAGACCTGATACAAACGCAGACTCTCTTTGGAGACCCGGCCTTGTCTTTAAATATAGAGAAGAATATAAAAGTTAAAAAAATAGAGATACAGTCCGGCAGTAATCAGCCTTCGCTGTCTATGCCGGCGGATAGTTTTGCGAATATCCTCCGGGAAGTCTTGACAAACGTTAAAGACAGCGAAAGATGGAAAGACGGTTCTAAAGAATCTAAGGAGCCGGAAGACTAAGATTTTTCCAGGGAGAGATGAAAAGAAAACTCAGGATAGAGGTCGCCGGCCATATAGTAGGTCTCAACATCGATGAAGATCGCCACGCATCTTTTGTTAAAGATATCCTCGAAGCATATGATGCGTTTCTTTCCGACGCCGAACCGACGCTTTCCGTAGATGTAGAGTTGACCCGCGATGCGCCGCCGGAATATTTCCCTTTTTCGAAACTTGTTTTTAAAGATGGCGCCATGGTCATAGAGGATGATTGTCTTTTAGGCAGTCTGGATTTCTCAAAAAGACGCGGCCGGATAAAATTAAATCCCCTGAATCCCCTGTATCCGTTGGGCACTTTCCTGAGGAATCTTTACACATTTTTGGTGGTCCTGGAAGACGGGGGGATAGCCCTGCACGCGGCGGGCGTATTGGAAGGGGAAGAGGCGCACGTATTTATCGGTCCGTCTACCGCGGGAAAGTCCACGGTGGCCGGCTTATCTCCGGGAAGGGTTATCTTAAGCGACGACCTGATACTCGCCAAGAAAGTTGACGGTGAATTTAAAATTTTTCCCACTCCGGCCTGGGGAGATAGGCAAATAGGGCCGAGGCAGAACAGGCCTTACCGGATAAAGGGCTTGTTTAAATTGATAAAAGACAAGACGGTATATCTGGAGAGGTTCTCACCCGCGTACGCTCTGGCGAATATATTTACCGTACCCCATATACCGGCCGGATCGATCCCCAAAGAGGGATTGCTTACGACATTTTCGGAACTCCTGTCCGCCGTGCCTTGTTATGGGCTGCATTTCCTGCCGGAGCCCTCGTTCTGGCTTCATATAGAGGGGCTTAAATCTGAAATAGCGCTCTCAAGGAGAGAGAATTGACCATGGACATGAAGACAAAGATACCTGTCAAATCCGGCAAGACCGCTTCAAGGATCATAGACGGAGAGGCCGTTATCGTCCTTTTGGATAAACAGGAGACCATTGTTTTGAACGACGTCGGTTCGCGCATATGGGAGATCATGGACGGAAAGAAGGATATCGATGAGATCAGCGGCGCGATCATGTCGGAATTCGACGCGGCGCGCGAAGAGGCGTTGAAAGACATTACCGAGTTCGTCGAAGATATGGTACAGAGAGGGGCGGCAGAGATCAAATAAAATGAGAGAAACCGATACGGGCCAGGACCGGTATTCAAGGATATACCGCAAGACAATGGATGATTTTATCTGCTTCATGGCCCATTGGGAATTGACCTATAAATGCAATTTAGGATGCAGGCATTGTTACGCCGCCGGGGTGAAAGGCAGACAGGAATTTTCTTATGAAAAGGCAAGATCCGTCATAGACGAGCTCAAAAATATGGGTTGTCTTTATCTTACCTTCAGCGGCGGCGAGGTTTTGATGAGGGATGATTTTTTTGATATCGCGTCATATGCGAGAGAGCAGGGTTTCGCCCTGCGGCTGATGACCAACGCCACTTTGATCGACGAAACTGTCAGCGGGAAAATAGCGTCTCTCCATCCTTTGGCGGTCGAGACGAGCATATATGCCGCCGATAAGGGCCTGCACGATGCCATCACTTTTTCCCCGGGTTCTTTCGATAAGACAATAAAAGCAGCGGCGCTTCTCAGGGACAGGAAGATAAAAGTCGTCCTTAAGTTCCTTATCATGAACGACAATATCGGGGAGTTCAGGGCTGTTGAGTCGTTAGCGGGGGAGATCGGCGCGGATTTTGTATTTGATTATTGCGTCGTGGGCAGGAACGACGGCTCGAAAGGCCCCTTGAAACACAGGCTCAACGGGGAGAAGATCAAAGATTTCTTCGTATCAAACAATATTCCCCTTAAGAAAAGAGAGGCCGACGGCGACGCGCTTCTTTGCATCGCCGGGTTCAATAATATTTTTATTACGCCCCATCTCGATGTTTATCCGTGTATCGGATTGAACGTAAAATTGGGCAGCCTCTATGAAGAGAGGCTTGAGGATATATGGCGTTCCTCGGCGGGGTTAAAGTTCGTAAGAAATATAAAACTGCCCGACCTCCCGGAATGCAAGAGATGCGGCCTCGCGCAATTTTGTTTTAGATGTTCCGGAATAGCGCTTTCCGAGGACGGCGATATTTTTGGACCGTCGAATTTTGATTGTTCGGTCGCAAAAGCAATAGGTGAAATTGTAGCGGAAAGAAAGGAATTGATAAGCGATGAAAGATAGCCCGCGTGAAGGAAAAAGGAAGCCGTACCGCAAGCCGGCCGTCATTTTTTCCAAGAGGATAGAGGTGATATCCACGGTTTGCAATACAGCCAGGGGAGGATTTAGCGGCTGCAGAAAAACAGCCCCCTGCACCCGCGTTCTTTCGTAAATAAGGGCCGGGTTAAAATGGCGGATGTAATGATGTATGGAATAAGATCATTCTCTATCATAAAAGAGGTCATGGCTCGCGAAGGATCTGCGATAAGGTTGTGCGCGAGAGGGGACAGCATGGGCCCGCTGATAAAAGAAGGGGATATCGTCGTTATAAGGCCCAGCACTTTCAAAGAGATAAAGATCGGCGATATAGCCGTGTTTGGCGTTAAAGGAAAGCTATGCGCCCACAGGCTTATAATGAAACTGGCCAAGGGCGGCCGCCATCTCCTTGTTACTAAATCAGACAGGACTTATATGGCTGACGCGCCTTTCCGGCATAAGGACCTATTCGGCAAGATATCCCATATCCAAAGAGGCGCGCTGACGTTAGACCTCGGATCGTTTTTTTGGTCGCCCCTCAATCGCGTCCTGGGATTATATCATTTAATACTGTGCCAGGCTGCCATCCATCTTCGCCTTCTTTACGCTGTATTTAAAAAAAGCGATACTTAATGGAATGAGCAGCACGGAGAACAGCAACAGGAATCCCACCTCTTTGGCGAGTTGCGCCAGAGAATAACCCCTGTAAACAGATAATTCCATGGCCCGGACAGCGTAAGTTATGGGAAAAAATTTCGCCAGGAATTGCAGCCACCCCGGCAATACGGTAACGGGGAAATAGACCCCGCCTATTAAACCCTCGACGCTGTTTATTATCCAGCCCAGAGGGTTTCCGCGCTTGAAGACCATTACAAAACTTGCGGATATTATCCCTAAACCGCTAAAGGAAGCAACTGTCAAAAGCAGGGTTACGAGAGCGGATAACATATTTATGCCGGTGAAGTCTATTTTGAATAAAAAGATCCCCAGGGCGATAAATATAACCATGTCTACAGTTGCGAAGATCAGGTTCCACAAGGCCATGGAGAATAATATGGTAGATATCCCGGCGGGGGTCAAGAGGACCGCTTCTAAGGTCCCCTGTGTTTGTTCGGACTGTATCCGGTTTGAAAAAGAACCCAACCCGATGCCGATATAACTGAAAAACGCCATGCCCAGCAAGACATAGGAAAAATAATTCACGCCAAATTCTTCCAAATGGCTGACCATCATCCGGCCGAATAATTTATCGATGAAGAAATAGCCCAGCAGGCTTACCAGGACCCCGAAGATATTGGCAAGAAAAGCCAGTTTATAACTGGACTCGATAAGGAAGTCCTTTTTTATGAAGGCCAGCGGTATTTTGTGCATCTTACGACCCCGTAGTCAGTTTCACGAAGATCTCGCCCAGCGTAGCGGCGGGATCGCCTGCTTGCTCGCGTAATTGTCCTAACGTGCCCATGGCGCGGAGTTTCC
It encodes the following:
- a CDS encoding PqqD family protein, whose protein sequence is MDMKTKIPVKSGKTASRIIDGEAVIVLLDKQETIVLNDVGSRIWEIMDGKKDIDEISGAIMSEFDAAREEALKDITEFVEDMVQRGAAEIK
- a CDS encoding radical SAM protein, which translates into the protein MRETDTGQDRYSRIYRKTMDDFICFMAHWELTYKCNLGCRHCYAAGVKGRQEFSYEKARSVIDELKNMGCLYLTFSGGEVLMRDDFFDIASYAREQGFALRLMTNATLIDETVSGKIASLHPLAVETSIYAADKGLHDAITFSPGSFDKTIKAAALLRDRKIKVVLKFLIMNDNIGEFRAVESLAGEIGADFVFDYCVVGRNDGSKGPLKHRLNGEKIKDFFVSNNIPLKKREADGDALLCIAGFNNIFITPHLDVYPCIGLNVKLGSLYEERLEDIWRSSAGLKFVRNIKLPDLPECKRCGLAQFCFRCSGIALSEDGDIFGPSNFDCSVAKAIGEIVAERKELISDER
- a CDS encoding S24 family peptidase; this translates as MMYGIRSFSIIKEVMAREGSAIRLCARGDSMGPLIKEGDIVVIRPSTFKEIKIGDIAVFGVKGKLCAHRLIMKLAKGGRHLLVTKSDRTYMADAPFRHKDLFGKISHIQRGALTLDLGSFFWSPLNRVLGLYHLILCQAAIHLRLLYAVFKKSDT
- a CDS encoding ABC transporter permease, with the translated sequence MHKIPLAFIKKDFLIESSYKLAFLANIFGVLVSLLGYFFIDKLFGRMMVSHLEEFGVNYFSYVLLGMAFFSYIGIGLGSFSNRIQSEQTQGTLEAVLLTPAGISTILFSMALWNLIFATVDMVIFIALGIFLFKIDFTGINMLSALVTLLLTVASFSGLGIISASFVMVFKRGNPLGWIINSVEGLIGGVYFPVTVLPGWLQFLAKFFPITYAVRAMELSVYRGYSLAQLAKEVGFLLLFSVLLIPLSIAFFKYSVKKAKMDGSLAQY